The following proteins come from a genomic window of Paenibacillus spongiae:
- a CDS encoding ferritin-like domain-containing protein, which yields MIPQYGYYYGYVPYRNDGFPVQPGGQKQCLQTALRLVSEAVQGERSDELFYQYLISIAPTQEEKDIIASIRDDERKHNQMFRKIYRDFTGQEVPSPGNGEPFEKPASYVDGIKMALFGELRAVEKYREIRRCLPEGMYRDMLFEIITDEIKHASKYNYLFTLNHCNQVMKA from the coding sequence ATGATTCCCCAGTACGGTTATTACTACGGTTACGTTCCTTACCGGAATGACGGCTTCCCTGTGCAGCCGGGCGGCCAAAAGCAGTGCCTGCAAACCGCGCTGCGGCTGGTGAGCGAAGCCGTTCAGGGCGAACGTTCCGACGAGCTGTTCTACCAGTATTTGATCTCTATTGCTCCTACGCAGGAGGAGAAGGACATCATCGCGTCAATCCGCGACGATGAGCGGAAACATAACCAGATGTTCCGGAAAATCTACAGAGATTTTACTGGCCAGGAGGTACCGTCTCCGGGTAACGGAGAACCGTTCGAGAAGCCTGCGTCGTATGTGGACGGCATTAAGATGGCGCTGTTCGGAGAATTGAGGGCGGTGGAGAAGTACCGGGAAATTAGACGCTGTTTACCGGAAGGGATGTATCGGGATATGCTGTTCGAGATTATTACCGACGAAATTAAGCATGCCTCGAAATACAATTACCTTTTTACGTTGAACCATTGCAACCAAGTCATGAAGGCGTAA
- a CDS encoding protein adenylyltransferase SelO, which yields MTEDKALSEAGWNFDNSYARLPVAFFTRQNPTPVSSPKLIILNGPLAASLGLNAQALQSGDGAAVFAGNQVPVGAEPLAQAYAGHQFGHFNMLGDGRALLLGEQITPSGERVDVQLKGSGATPYSRRGDGRAALGPMLREYIISEAMQALGIATTRSLAVVTTGDSIIRETELPGAVLTRVAASHLRVGTFQYAANWGGGKELRTLADYALQRHFPEADTDGNPYLTLLREVIKRQAGLIAKWQLVGFIHGVMNTDNMAISGETIDYGPCAFMDAFDPATVFSSIDVQGRYAYGNQPHIAAWNLARFAETLLPLLDDNEEQAVKLAEDAMSDFSELYHQHWLNGMRAKLGIFNEEAEDEALIVDLLRMMQKSRADYTNTFRALTFDKPEETVLYGTEEFTSWHELWEGRLGRQQEDKASSHQLMRSSNPALIPRNHRVEEALDAAVKQGDYSVMNQLLAVLSKPYAHTPDQLDYADPPAPATRPYRTFCGT from the coding sequence ATGACAGAAGACAAAGCATTATCCGAAGCAGGATGGAACTTTGACAACAGCTATGCCCGTTTGCCGGTAGCATTCTTCACCAGGCAGAACCCAACCCCCGTAAGCTCGCCCAAACTGATTATTCTTAATGGTCCATTGGCAGCATCGCTAGGTTTGAACGCTCAAGCGCTGCAAAGCGGTGATGGTGCAGCGGTGTTTGCCGGCAACCAAGTCCCCGTAGGCGCAGAACCACTTGCTCAAGCATATGCGGGCCATCAGTTCGGGCACTTTAACATGTTAGGGGACGGCCGGGCGCTGCTGCTCGGCGAACAGATTACCCCTTCAGGGGAACGAGTCGATGTTCAGCTCAAGGGTTCAGGCGCAACACCATACTCCCGCCGCGGCGACGGCCGCGCGGCACTCGGACCGATGCTGCGCGAATACATCATCAGCGAAGCCATGCAAGCGCTTGGTATTGCTACCACCCGCAGCCTGGCTGTCGTGACAACCGGAGATTCGATCATCCGCGAAACCGAGCTGCCGGGTGCAGTCCTGACCCGTGTGGCTGCCAGTCACCTGCGCGTCGGCACCTTTCAATATGCCGCAAATTGGGGTGGCGGGAAAGAATTAAGAACTCTGGCCGATTACGCATTGCAAAGACATTTTCCAGAAGCTGATACGGATGGGAACCCTTACTTGACTCTATTGCGGGAAGTCATTAAACGTCAGGCCGGGCTAATCGCCAAATGGCAGCTCGTCGGCTTTATTCATGGAGTGATGAATACAGACAACATGGCCATTAGCGGGGAAACCATAGATTATGGCCCGTGTGCCTTCATGGATGCTTTCGACCCGGCAACCGTATTCAGCTCCATTGACGTTCAAGGCCGCTATGCATATGGCAACCAGCCGCATATTGCCGCATGGAATCTTGCGAGATTCGCTGAAACTTTACTGCCGCTGCTGGATGATAACGAGGAGCAGGCTGTCAAGCTGGCTGAGGATGCCATGTCAGACTTTAGCGAGCTATATCACCAGCATTGGCTTAACGGAATGAGAGCGAAGCTGGGCATCTTTAACGAAGAGGCGGAGGATGAAGCTCTTATTGTTGATCTGCTCCGCATGATGCAGAAGAGCCGTGCGGACTACACCAATACTTTCCGCGCATTGACGTTTGATAAGCCTGAGGAAACGGTTCTGTATGGTACGGAAGAATTTACTTCGTGGCATGAGCTGTGGGAGGGGAGACTAGGCAGGCAGCAGGAAGATAAAGCTTCCTCGCATCAATTGATGCGAAGCAGCAATCCCGCGCTAATTCCCCGGAACCATCGGGTAGAAGAAGCATTGGATGCCGCGGTGAAGCAAGGTGATTACAGCGTGATGAATCAGCTTCTTGCAGTTCTATCGAAACCTTATGCACATACACCTGATCAGCTTGATTACGCTGATCCGCCTGCGCCAGCCACACGTCCTTACCGAACCTTCTGCGGCACTTGA
- a CDS encoding DUF1259 domain-containing protein, which translates to MANIKVTPRFNRLCNQFASILGGEHEIDPGPVCFVSRARRLNATILGRRTTSPLVRYQLFSFESLDRSGRALCLGETALFQNQANRLIRNLQRNGIKVTALHNHWLNEQPRLMYIHWESIDNPIEFARKTKRSIAFLG; encoded by the coding sequence ATGGCGAATATTAAGGTAACTCCACGGTTTAATAGATTATGTAACCAATTTGCCAGCATATTAGGCGGGGAGCATGAAATTGATCCAGGTCCCGTTTGTTTTGTCAGCCGGGCAAGGAGACTTAATGCAACAATTTTAGGAAGACGAACAACCTCACCATTGGTCCGGTATCAACTGTTTTCATTTGAGTCCCTCGATCGTTCAGGACGTGCGCTTTGTTTAGGCGAAACTGCGCTTTTTCAAAACCAAGCCAATCGCTTAATTCGCAATCTTCAACGAAATGGCATTAAGGTAACGGCACTTCACAATCATTGGTTGAATGAGCAGCCTCGATTAATGTATATTCACTGGGAGTCCATTGACAATCCAATCGAATTTGCACGGAAAACCAAAAGATCAATTGCTTTCTTGGGCTAG
- a CDS encoding NAD-dependent epimerase/dehydratase family protein: protein MNVLVTGASGNGGQAVCRALLQAGHKVRMADVIPSAATDLRTAEFVRCDTRTVSDVRQAVKGMDGVIHLAAWHCAHQPPVSDDTIFAVNVDGTYNVLEACRQEGIRSIVYASSMAYGWGSVYSVSKVIGEDLCRSYHEMTGASIAMLRYHEFIPRPYLEFGSRLLRNGVDRRDIASATVMSLAAADRQAFKLFRTIVHTDHGMPEQVKNHFAQLGREWCEQQVPGASALIDKYEIALPAQVEQHDMTEARNFLGWQPRIGFVDFLKDLKRRDELGLDVTGLIVPSELPQDL from the coding sequence ATGAACGTACTCGTAACCGGAGCATCCGGCAATGGCGGACAGGCGGTATGCCGTGCGCTGCTGCAAGCAGGCCATAAAGTTCGAATGGCGGATGTCATTCCGTCAGCGGCAACGGATCTAAGAACAGCGGAATTCGTCAGATGCGACACACGAACCGTCTCGGACGTTCGTCAAGCGGTCAAAGGAATGGATGGGGTCATCCATCTAGCGGCTTGGCATTGTGCCCATCAACCTCCGGTAAGCGATGATACCATATTCGCCGTAAACGTCGACGGTACATACAACGTGCTTGAAGCGTGCAGGCAGGAAGGGATCCGATCGATCGTTTACGCGTCTTCAATGGCTTACGGCTGGGGATCCGTCTATAGCGTCAGCAAGGTCATCGGCGAAGATCTTTGCCGATCCTACCACGAGATGACAGGAGCCTCGATCGCGATGCTTCGCTATCATGAATTTATCCCGCGGCCTTATTTGGAATTTGGCTCCCGTCTGCTGCGCAATGGCGTGGATCGCCGGGACATCGCTTCTGCCACTGTCATGTCCCTTGCTGCAGCCGACAGGCAGGCCTTTAAGCTGTTCAGAACGATCGTGCATACCGACCATGGAATGCCAGAGCAAGTCAAGAACCATTTTGCGCAGCTGGGAAGAGAGTGGTGCGAGCAGCAGGTGCCCGGGGCATCAGCCCTTATCGATAAATACGAGATTGCGCTTCCTGCTCAAGTCGAGCAGCATGATATGACTGAGGCAAGGAACTTTCTTGGCTGGCAGCCTCGGATCGGATTTGTGGATTTTCTGAAGGATCTGAAGCGAAGAGACGAGCTCGGATTGGATGTAACCGGACTCATTGTACCTTCCGAGCTTCCGCAGGATTTGTAG
- a CDS encoding NAD(P)/FAD-dependent oxidoreductase produces the protein MLYDCVIIGGGPAGLNAALVLGRAKRTVALFDHNQPRNRVTHASHGFLTRDGITPSEFRRIAYDEVLRYPSVQHWQDEVTDIRKQEKGFEILTKNGEHVKTRKLILSSGLREILPDIEGIHNFYGKSLFNCPYCDGWELRDQPLVVVGDKPGAFHKIKLLYSWSRDLIVCTNGHAALTHEQKELLEHKGIQVIETPIRAFRGENGMLNQVQFMDGSHIERSGGFIMPEWHLNDLFSKELGYDTAAFGAIAVDIQGRSTVPGFYAAGDAAYVGPSQVVFAAASGSKTAMTVNMDLVEEEFNL, from the coding sequence ATGTTGTACGATTGTGTCATTATTGGCGGTGGACCGGCAGGATTAAACGCTGCTTTGGTGCTTGGAAGGGCGAAGCGGACCGTTGCGCTATTCGACCATAATCAACCCCGAAATCGAGTTACTCATGCTTCCCATGGATTTCTAACACGAGACGGTATAACACCTTCTGAATTTAGGCGCATTGCTTATGATGAGGTGCTGAGATATCCGTCGGTACAGCATTGGCAGGACGAAGTAACAGATATTCGTAAGCAGGAGAAGGGATTTGAAATCTTAACCAAGAACGGCGAACATGTAAAAACCCGAAAATTGATTCTGTCCTCCGGATTAAGAGAAATTCTCCCCGATATTGAGGGCATTCATAACTTTTACGGGAAAAGCCTATTCAATTGTCCTTATTGCGACGGTTGGGAATTGAGAGATCAGCCGCTGGTGGTTGTAGGCGACAAACCCGGGGCTTTTCATAAGATCAAACTGCTCTACAGCTGGAGCAGAGATCTGATTGTATGTACGAATGGCCATGCCGCTTTAACCCATGAACAAAAAGAGCTGCTTGAGCATAAAGGAATTCAGGTGATCGAAACTCCGATCAGAGCATTTCGGGGTGAGAACGGCATGTTGAACCAAGTACAATTTATGGATGGTTCTCATATCGAACGAAGCGGTGGGTTTATTATGCCCGAATGGCATCTGAATGATTTATTTTCCAAAGAGCTGGGTTACGACACTGCTGCTTTTGGAGCCATAGCCGTCGATATACAGGGCAGGAGTACGGTCCCGGGATTCTATGCAGCGGGAGATGCGGCTTATGTGGGGCCTTCTCAAGTGGTTTTTGCCGCGGCTTCCGGCAGTAAAACAGCGATGACTGTCAACATGGATCTAGTTGAGGAGGAGTTTAACCTGTAA
- a CDS encoding Rrf2 family transcriptional regulator: MDTALETDRFHATLGVLLLLAKQRGTLSSAEMAELLQVHAVYLRKTISRLQKLGLVEAKEGRDGGYKLILPAADITLADAYEAIRHERKGSNGKGSRWFSLEPVLAEIERCSMTSLKKYSISDVMIE, translated from the coding sequence ATGGATACGGCATTGGAAACGGATCGTTTTCATGCCACGCTGGGTGTTCTCCTGCTTCTGGCGAAGCAAAGAGGGACGTTGAGCAGCGCCGAAATGGCCGAGCTTCTGCAAGTACATGCCGTCTACTTGAGAAAAACCATTTCCCGGCTGCAGAAACTTGGCCTCGTTGAAGCCAAGGAAGGTCGCGATGGTGGATATAAACTCATTTTGCCTGCAGCTGACATTACCCTTGCAGATGCCTACGAAGCAATAAGACACGAGAGAAAGGGTTCAAACGGCAAGGGCAGCAGATGGTTCAGCCTTGAACCGGTACTTGCTGAGATCGAGCGATGTTCGATGACATCCTTAAAGAAATACAGCATCTCCGATGTGATGATTGAATAA
- a CDS encoding DUF4259 domain-containing protein: protein MGAWDTGVFDNDGAGDCLLDVQQNGSSIKEQINYIQTTWSEEGYMEVDEGSAILALGELILIASGIRPVHPITETIDFGIVKSQLNPTLISQVAGLIRVALNSDNNDASEVYELWKEADARDFAAWKKTGEDILHQVENLDLKIRT from the coding sequence ATGGGGGCATGGGACACAGGAGTATTTGATAATGATGGAGCAGGAGATTGTCTGCTGGATGTGCAGCAGAACGGATCTTCCATTAAGGAACAAATCAATTACATCCAGACTACGTGGTCTGAAGAAGGTTATATGGAGGTCGACGAAGGCAGCGCAATCCTCGCACTTGGTGAACTAATCTTAATTGCGAGCGGAATTCGCCCCGTACATCCGATAACGGAAACCATTGATTTTGGCATCGTGAAATCACAGCTGAATCCGACATTGATTTCGCAAGTCGCGGGGCTGATCAGAGTTGCTTTAAACAGCGACAACAACGATGCTTCGGAGGTTTATGAGCTCTGGAAAGAGGCCGATGCAAGAGATTTCGCCGCTTGGAAGAAGACGGGCGAGGATATCCTGCATCAAGTGGAGAATCTCGATTTGAAGATACGTACATAA
- a CDS encoding DUF2935 domain-containing protein yields the protein MIHHVWYEHRFWLQIMGDHARFILNTLSSKETQDIQTAGAFIQAFDHLLEQSRIAGTEANSASISNEAYEKTIELRRFKLDLLHRAILGKVTIALAPTMLNHMVNELEEYLRILTDLIAGKPVPVFNALHHDFLWLPDAAGHAAAIASNLDAVEKRLIHKSEQFEAHFQQLYIKSIEMAGYMRTQLKDFPAFRRLHKEVDIEMKLFVAFLNELEEMELTAEVLDRISPLMPDHMMREECYYLTKLAHLGLVPNPECKADRPRIQA from the coding sequence TTGATTCATCATGTATGGTATGAGCATCGTTTCTGGTTGCAGATCATGGGAGATCACGCAAGATTTATTCTCAATACACTCTCATCGAAAGAAACGCAGGATATACAGACTGCGGGAGCATTTATTCAAGCCTTCGATCATTTACTCGAGCAATCACGAATAGCAGGTACAGAGGCCAATTCCGCATCGATAAGTAACGAAGCCTATGAAAAGACGATCGAATTGCGCAGGTTTAAGCTCGATTTACTGCACAGGGCGATCCTCGGCAAAGTTACGATTGCGCTTGCGCCTACGATGCTCAATCATATGGTCAACGAGCTGGAGGAGTATCTGCGTATTTTGACAGATCTCATTGCGGGAAAGCCCGTGCCAGTGTTCAATGCGCTGCATCACGATTTTCTATGGCTGCCGGATGCAGCCGGTCATGCCGCCGCCATTGCATCGAATTTGGATGCCGTTGAGAAACGTCTCATTCACAAAAGCGAACAATTCGAAGCCCATTTTCAACAACTATATATCAAAAGCATAGAAATGGCCGGATATATGAGAACGCAGCTCAAGGATTTTCCAGCTTTCCGCAGGCTCCACAAGGAAGTGGACATCGAGATGAAGCTCTTCGTCGCGTTCCTGAACGAACTGGAGGAAATGGAGCTGACCGCCGAAGTATTGGACCGGATCAGTCCGTTGATGCCGGATCACATGATGAGGGAAGAATGCTATTATTTGACCAAGCTGGCTCACCTCGGATTGGTACCGAATCCGGAATGCAAGGCCGATCGGCCGAGGATACAGGCATAG
- a CDS encoding GMC family oxidoreductase, with amino-acid sequence MDRKKTFDYIIVGTGPAGAVIAKTLTDDKKTSVLVLESGENNDKDDPIRNSEFALELEEQFFPNYFWQGEGIPQDGLDGRSFEWTTGRLLGGGSSINGEQYVRPTTAVIREWEKLLGPVWSPRRVIRRFKKLEKYNGKTSNVRARGFSGQIDIRQAPVNPTSMGKKLTSAIENATGFSEILDYNDPKTPIGPFTRWQLYQNPNGRRESSSTAFLSKEIMTPAGQGVKDRKLKVFFKSTVLRVLFSGKRAIGVEILIGGKRSRVYARKKVIISAGINSAQLLMLSGVGPAQLLQDAGIPVIFNNPNVGKRLRNHTLNFAVFTANPDDHALPSNDPNSLYTGGAFLPDPSGINPKRRAVQLIGIGSDRTLTLAIIYLRPMSRGFIRIQNKDPLKIVLADEGFLDNQDDMEKIKNIYKTYVKNIADELASIDPSYRLISPTPDVIDDDSRLEEFIKQNFEHNHHQQGSLRMAPLNKGGVVDRLGNVHGVKSLVVADASTIPFTVDGNTSAPAYLIGYTIARQLRIQDKKKPKRKEQRSLYKTVEE; translated from the coding sequence ATGGATAGGAAAAAAACCTTTGATTATATTATCGTAGGAACGGGTCCTGCCGGAGCGGTAATCGCGAAGACCCTTACCGATGATAAAAAAACATCCGTTCTCGTTCTGGAATCCGGCGAGAATAACGACAAGGACGACCCGATCAGGAATTCTGAATTTGCTTTGGAGCTGGAGGAACAGTTTTTCCCTAATTACTTCTGGCAAGGGGAGGGAATTCCGCAGGACGGATTGGACGGACGTTCATTCGAATGGACGACCGGACGTCTTCTAGGCGGGGGATCCTCGATTAACGGGGAACAGTACGTTCGGCCGACAACAGCCGTGATTAGAGAATGGGAAAAACTATTGGGGCCGGTTTGGTCTCCTAGACGGGTTATTCGCCGATTTAAGAAATTAGAAAAGTATAATGGAAAGACAAGTAATGTTAGGGCACGCGGGTTCAGCGGGCAGATTGATATTAGGCAGGCTCCGGTTAACCCCACGTCCATGGGGAAAAAGCTCACTTCAGCAATTGAGAACGCAACGGGATTTTCGGAGATTCTTGATTACAACGATCCTAAAACCCCCATTGGTCCCTTTACTCGATGGCAGTTGTATCAAAATCCGAATGGCCGGAGAGAAAGTTCATCAACGGCTTTTCTCTCGAAAGAGATCATGACCCCTGCAGGTCAGGGTGTTAAAGACCGGAAATTAAAAGTCTTCTTCAAATCAACGGTTTTACGAGTGCTCTTTTCCGGCAAACGTGCGATAGGAGTGGAAATTCTTATTGGAGGTAAGCGAAGCCGGGTTTATGCGCGTAAGAAAGTCATCATTTCAGCAGGCATTAACAGTGCTCAGTTATTGATGCTATCTGGAGTCGGTCCGGCCCAATTACTTCAAGATGCAGGTATCCCCGTCATATTCAATAACCCAAACGTAGGGAAGCGGCTAAGAAATCACACGCTGAACTTTGCCGTATTTACCGCTAATCCGGATGATCATGCATTGCCCTCTAATGATCCTAATTCGCTATATACGGGAGGAGCTTTTTTGCCGGATCCATCCGGTATAAATCCCAAGCGCAGGGCGGTTCAACTTATCGGAATCGGTTCCGATCGTACGCTAACCCTAGCCATCATTTATTTGCGTCCCATGAGCCGGGGGTTCATTAGAATACAAAACAAGGATCCTCTTAAAATCGTATTAGCGGATGAAGGGTTTCTCGATAACCAGGATGACATGGAAAAAATAAAAAACATCTACAAAACTTATGTCAAAAATATAGCGGATGAATTGGCTTCCATAGACCCCTCATATCGGCTTATTTCACCCACACCGGATGTAATTGACGATGACTCAAGATTGGAAGAGTTTATCAAGCAAAATTTCGAACATAATCACCACCAACAAGGTTCACTGCGCATGGCTCCCCTAAATAAAGGAGGGGTTGTTGATCGCCTGGGCAACGTTCATGGGGTGAAAAGCCTAGTGGTTGCAGATGCTTCAACGATTCCATTTACGGTTGACGGCAACACATCAGCGCCAGCATACCTGATTGGTTATACAATTGCCCGACAATTGCGGATTCAGGATAAGAAGAAACCAAAACGTAAGGAACAAAGGTCGCTATATAAGACCGTAGAAGAGTGA
- a CDS encoding aldo/keto reductase, producing the protein MYTRSLGKTGIEVSEIGFGAWAIGGDAWGPVDDEQSLRAMEAAVEQGVNFIDTADVYGNGRSEKLVAKLIQGRREKLVISTKGGLMGHHRDPNGAPVYDKPDKVIEAFENSLKRLETDYIDVYFCHLWWDKHEETEAFLGAFERLKRDGKVRAVGVSTENLDYIKHFNRDGGLDAVQLDYSILNRSTEREVLPYLHQHGIGAVVRGPLRMGILTGKFQKGTEFAEGDIRKNWPKEAWFSKSLSQVEKLKPLADENRTLSQAALRFVLSHPAVSTAIPGAKTAQQAALNVSASVRPLLSEHDMSLINQV; encoded by the coding sequence ATGTATACGAGAAGTTTGGGCAAGACAGGTATCGAGGTATCCGAAATCGGTTTCGGCGCTTGGGCTATTGGCGGAGATGCGTGGGGACCTGTTGATGACGAGCAGTCTTTACGAGCGATGGAAGCAGCGGTTGAGCAGGGCGTTAACTTTATCGACACTGCGGATGTTTATGGGAACGGCAGAAGCGAGAAGCTTGTCGCCAAGCTGATTCAAGGCAGAAGAGAAAAGCTGGTCATCTCTACAAAGGGAGGGCTAATGGGACATCACCGGGATCCGAACGGGGCTCCGGTATATGATAAGCCGGATAAAGTCATTGAAGCGTTCGAGAACAGCTTGAAGAGGCTTGAGACGGATTATATTGATGTCTACTTCTGTCATCTCTGGTGGGATAAGCATGAAGAAACGGAAGCGTTCCTTGGCGCGTTCGAGCGGCTGAAGCGCGACGGAAAAGTAAGGGCCGTCGGTGTTTCTACTGAAAATTTGGATTACATCAAACATTTTAACCGTGATGGCGGGCTGGATGCCGTTCAACTGGATTATAGTATATTAAACCGTTCCACGGAACGCGAAGTGCTGCCTTATTTGCATCAGCACGGCATTGGCGCGGTCGTACGCGGTCCTCTCCGCATGGGTATTCTAACCGGGAAGTTCCAGAAAGGAACGGAATTCGCAGAAGGGGATATTCGCAAAAACTGGCCGAAGGAAGCTTGGTTCTCGAAGAGCCTCTCACAAGTCGAGAAGCTTAAGCCTCTTGCGGATGAGAATCGCACGCTGTCTCAGGCGGCACTGCGCTTTGTACTCAGCCATCCGGCCGTATCCACAGCCATTCCAGGTGCGAAGACAGCGCAGCAAGCGGCCTTAAACGTATCGGCATCGGTGCGTCCGCTGTTATCCGAGCATGATATGAGTCTGATCAATCAAGTATAA
- a CDS encoding extracellular solute-binding protein, with amino-acid sequence MACVLMLMVALTGCSSGTNTPENQPQPENTSANDQKSNESGKEEENKQQTVVDKKELKADLKFLSPWGFGYEEQFNNVFADFMKVYPNIKVELLEQNINDLPALVAAGMTPDLIMMFNTVPAWREDKFVEDLAPYIEMDPDVDPSLFYKPAFDGYVEDGVWGLPLQDGANLLLVYHKDILDQYGYTEFPELNSLEEINDFFQKFWVTDNGKQEMTTFAPHESIGSTRNTLQTWAYANGATTKTFYDPETRKANFNDPLIVEALEWMVRFKNENIDEKRLSELQASLPENTNRFQAGKQLMQPEFSTTVVNRLKENPDLGVTTMPLNSLWFGGWGMGMTSGGKNKDAAWELVKWMTSTNEGAESLLKHFGWLSAKIENPYLVEQAKTNPALKVAYEAMKEVKHSHLESLIPVDYFPEFDDKWPKVMDGSLSPKAFLDHMTEYIQELIDKKYGK; translated from the coding sequence ATGGCATGCGTGTTAATGCTGATGGTAGCCTTAACGGGCTGCAGCTCCGGGACAAATACGCCGGAGAACCAGCCCCAGCCGGAGAACACGTCCGCTAATGACCAGAAGTCCAATGAGTCCGGGAAAGAGGAAGAGAATAAGCAGCAAACGGTGGTTGATAAGAAGGAATTGAAGGCGGATTTAAAGTTTCTTTCACCTTGGGGATTCGGTTATGAAGAACAATTCAATAATGTGTTCGCCGATTTCATGAAGGTTTACCCCAACATTAAAGTTGAACTGTTGGAACAGAATATCAATGATCTTCCTGCGCTAGTTGCAGCTGGGATGACCCCTGATTTGATCATGATGTTCAATACGGTACCGGCATGGAGAGAAGATAAATTCGTGGAAGATTTGGCGCCGTATATCGAGATGGACCCGGATGTGGATCCAAGCCTGTTTTATAAGCCTGCATTCGATGGTTACGTAGAAGATGGGGTGTGGGGACTTCCTTTGCAAGACGGGGCGAATCTGCTCCTCGTGTATCATAAAGATATTTTGGATCAATACGGTTACACCGAATTCCCTGAATTAAACTCTCTAGAAGAAATTAATGATTTCTTTCAAAAGTTTTGGGTAACGGATAACGGAAAGCAGGAGATGACGACATTCGCTCCTCATGAATCGATCGGTTCGACCCGGAATACATTGCAGACATGGGCTTATGCGAACGGGGCAACGACGAAAACGTTCTATGATCCGGAAACCCGTAAAGCTAATTTCAACGATCCGCTTATCGTAGAAGCGCTGGAATGGATGGTCAGGTTCAAGAACGAGAATATCGATGAGAAAAGATTGAGCGAACTGCAAGCTTCCTTGCCGGAAAACACCAACCGGTTTCAAGCCGGCAAGCAGCTCATGCAGCCTGAATTTTCCACAACCGTTGTCAATCGACTTAAGGAAAACCCCGATCTAGGCGTTACGACGATGCCTCTCAACTCGCTATGGTTCGGCGGTTGGGGAATGGGGATGACGAGCGGCGGGAAAAACAAAGATGCCGCATGGGAACTGGTGAAGTGGATGACTTCTACCAACGAGGGCGCGGAATCGTTGCTGAAGCATTTTGGCTGGCTATCCGCGAAGATCGAAAATCCGTATCTCGTCGAACAAGCGAAGACGAATCCGGCTTTGAAGGTTGCTTATGAAGCGATGAAAGAAGTGAAGCACAGTCATCTTGAGTCTCTAATTCCCGTCGATTACTTTCCGGAGTTTGATGACAAATGGCCAAAGGTTATGGACGGTTCATTATCGCCAAAAGCGTTCCTGGATCACATGACGGAGTATATTCAAGAGCTGATCGATAAGAAGTATGGCAAATAA
- a CDS encoding RrF2 family transcriptional regulator, with protein sequence MKFSQATDYALHAMLYLIEEAPDKPVSVQLLAEKLGVSQTYLSKMLTKLVKAGLIHSVSGANGGYRLKRNQEDISFLDVIHAIEGTASLFECSFNHGSECLIQQVVIDAERQMEQFLKSKKLADLANQLKG encoded by the coding sequence ATGAAGTTTTCACAGGCAACGGACTATGCTCTCCATGCGATGCTTTATTTAATAGAGGAAGCGCCGGATAAGCCCGTAAGCGTGCAGCTTTTAGCCGAGAAACTGGGCGTCTCCCAGACCTATCTGTCGAAAATGCTAACCAAGCTGGTCAAGGCGGGGCTAATTCATTCCGTATCGGGTGCCAATGGCGGATACCGGCTCAAACGAAACCAAGAGGATATCTCCTTTCTGGATGTCATTCATGCAATCGAAGGTACGGCTTCCCTGTTCGAATGCAGCTTTAATCACGGCAGCGAATGTCTGATTCAACAGGTAGTGATTGACGCCGAGCGGCAGATGGAGCAGTTCTTGAAGAGTAAGAAATTAGCCGATTTGGCTAACCAACTCAAAGGCTAA
- a CDS encoding winged helix-turn-helix transcriptional regulator, producing MGHTEDYECSIEKSLRIIGGKWSFLVIRELFFHGKKRFSELKSSINGISSKSLTETLRHLEENQVVIREIYATVPPTVEYRLTSKGEAFNGILHEMKKWGRDWA from the coding sequence ATGGGCCATACTGAAGATTACGAATGCTCGATCGAAAAATCACTGCGGATTATTGGCGGGAAATGGTCTTTTCTCGTTATTCGTGAGCTGTTCTTTCACGGAAAGAAACGGTTCAGCGAGCTCAAGAGCTCCATCAACGGCATCAGCTCCAAATCGCTCACGGAAACGCTCCGGCATCTGGAGGAGAATCAAGTTGTGATTCGTGAGATTTATGCGACTGTCCCGCCTACCGTCGAATACCGACTGACGAGCAAGGGAGAAGCGTTTAACGGCATTTTGCATGAAATGAAGAAATGGGGACGCGATTGGGCGTAA